In Erythrobacter litoralis HTCC2594, a single genomic region encodes these proteins:
- a CDS encoding sensor histidine kinase → MTTIAVSDLGRIASHLVLDQLREGIIVTDAAGSIEYVNDAARAMHGVAELDVEPENYADCYHLFTLDGKPHPFKDLPLSRAVGGETVTDAQWLIKRPDGSTVHAVGSAKPLVGEDGVQIGAVLTIRDESEKYAARAELRESEETVRAFFETAGIYTAVVDIEDDDFALVMGNARMAAAFGIDELRGQSAREVLGEVTVEAILPQLRVAQQAEDPTVMEYPWTADGSHRWFVATITRMRDSDKRLFIASLDITERKNTERALAAALESKDVLLHEVNHRVKNSLQIITSLLTLQSRTADEQLAVPLREAIGRVETVARVHERLYSTSSHDRVEITGYLEDLLTHVVGSLGGREGVQFVFEHRGGEVELKVEHSVPLALILVEMAMNAAKYAFPDGRSGTVSVAIAIDAETLELTVGDDGVGLKEAPEAVGSGLGQRIVRALAAQLNADTGYVERECGTLFRLSMALPPDARPQ, encoded by the coding sequence ATGACTACGATCGCGGTCTCCGATCTCGGGCGCATTGCCTCGCACCTGGTGCTCGACCAGTTGCGCGAAGGGATCATCGTCACCGACGCCGCCGGATCGATCGAATATGTCAATGACGCCGCGCGCGCAATGCACGGGGTGGCCGAGCTCGATGTCGAGCCGGAAAACTATGCGGACTGCTACCACCTCTTCACGCTGGACGGGAAACCACATCCGTTCAAGGACTTGCCGCTGTCTCGGGCAGTCGGCGGCGAAACCGTGACCGATGCACAATGGCTGATCAAGCGCCCCGATGGCAGCACGGTCCACGCGGTCGGCTCGGCCAAGCCGTTGGTCGGCGAAGACGGTGTGCAGATCGGTGCGGTTCTCACTATCCGCGACGAAAGCGAAAAATATGCCGCCCGTGCCGAGTTGCGCGAAAGTGAGGAAACCGTCCGCGCATTTTTCGAAACTGCGGGGATCTACACCGCCGTGGTCGATATCGAGGATGATGATTTTGCGCTGGTGATGGGCAATGCCCGTATGGCTGCGGCTTTCGGCATCGACGAATTGCGCGGACAATCGGCGCGCGAGGTGCTGGGCGAAGTGACGGTCGAGGCGATCCTTCCGCAATTGCGTGTAGCACAACAGGCCGAGGATCCGACCGTGATGGAATATCCCTGGACCGCTGATGGCAGCCATCGCTGGTTCGTGGCAACGATCACGCGCATGCGGGATTCGGACAAGCGCCTGTTTATCGCGTCGCTCGATATCACCGAGCGCAAGAACACCGAACGGGCGCTCGCCGCGGCGCTGGAGAGCAAGGATGTGCTGCTCCACGAGGTCAATCACCGGGTCAAGAACAGCCTGCAGATCATCACCTCGCTGCTGACGCTGCAATCGCGCACGGCGGACGAGCAACTGGCCGTGCCGCTGCGCGAAGCGATCGGGCGGGTCGAGACCGTCGCCCGGGTGCACGAGCGGCTCTACAGCACCAGCTCGCACGACCGGGTGGAGATTACCGGCTACCTCGAGGACCTGTTGACGCATGTAGTGGGTAGCCTGGGTGGCCGCGAAGGCGTGCAGTTCGTGTTCGAACACCGCGGCGGCGAGGTCGAGCTCAAGGTCGAGCATTCGGTCCCGTTGGCGCTGATCCTGGTCGAGATGGCGATGAATGCTGCCAAATATGCGTTTCCCGACGGCAGGAGCGGCACGGTGTCGGTGGCGATCGCAATCGATGCCGAAACGCTCGAGCTCACCGTTGGCGACGACGGTGTCGGGCTGAAGGAAGCGCCCGAGGCCGTCGGCAGCGGATTGGGCCAGCGAATCGTCCGCGCGCTGGCGGCGCAGCTCAACGCCGATACCGGCTATGTCGAGCGCGAATGCGGCACGCTGTTCCGTCTGTCGATGGCGCTGCCGCCGGATGCGCGACCGCAGTAG
- a CDS encoding nuclear transport factor 2 family protein, translating to MTSTNPGLAKWHDYMENHEGSAEGLKQVLHEDCVFHSPVVHTPQRGRPIVTAYLMAAAGTLGQGDFQYVREMADGNHALLEFTTTMDGIHVNGIDLMTFDEDGMITDFKVMVRPLKAVNKVWEQMAAMLEKQKV from the coding sequence ATGACCAGTACCAATCCCGGACTCGCCAAGTGGCACGATTACATGGAGAACCACGAAGGTTCCGCCGAGGGGCTGAAGCAGGTGCTGCATGAGGATTGCGTCTTCCACTCACCCGTCGTGCACACACCGCAGCGTGGTCGCCCTATCGTCACCGCCTATCTGATGGCCGCAGCGGGTACGCTCGGCCAGGGCGATTTCCAATATGTGCGAGAGATGGCCGACGGCAATCACGCTCTGCTGGAATTTACCACCACGATGGACGGCATCCACGTCAACGGTATCGACCTGATGACGTTCGACGAGGACGGCATGATCACCGATTTCAAGGTCATGGTCCGGCCGCTAAAGGCCGTGAACAAGGTGTGGGAGCAGATGGCCGCGATGCTGGAGAAGCAGAAGGTTTGA
- a CDS encoding FMN-binding glutamate synthase family protein, with protein sequence MTLYWRYVIPLALLALSGLAGLLLPWALVILGPLTLLALWDFFQTHHTLRRNYPLIARIRWLMEDLRPFAQSYFVEGDLEGRPFSHQARALVYARAKGDLDKHPMGTELDVYSDEYEWMSHSIVPDESVPEEWRLTFGESTCKRPYSSSLLNISAMSFGSLSARAIEALNAGAAQGNFAHNTGEGSISRYHRMHGGDLIWELGSGYFGCRAKDGGFDAAQFADNAASDQVKMIEVKLSQGAKPGHGGVLPGEKVTREIAEARGVPVGETVNSPAAHSTFATPIEMLEWLTELRELSGGKPVGIKLCVGQPHEIMAIGKAMLETGLHPDFITVDGAEGGTGAAPLELSNSVGMPLREGQVWVRNMLVGTGFKDRVKIAASGKIHSGAGMAKAFAIGADCCNAARPFMFALGCVQSMECHTGHCPTGVATQVAWRQRGLVVEDKAPRVARFQRETLRSLREITIAMGLQSPWEIEPRDMRERVNGARSDAIDRIYAFIEPDALKLDPASTRIAHHWAAARPDSFRRVS encoded by the coding sequence GCGGAACTATCCGCTGATCGCGCGGATTCGCTGGCTGATGGAGGATTTGCGCCCGTTTGCGCAGTCCTACTTCGTCGAAGGCGATCTCGAAGGGCGGCCCTTCAGCCACCAGGCGCGGGCGCTGGTCTATGCGCGGGCCAAGGGCGATCTCGACAAGCATCCGATGGGCACCGAGCTCGATGTCTATTCGGACGAATACGAATGGATGAGCCACTCCATCGTGCCCGACGAGAGCGTGCCCGAGGAATGGCGGCTGACGTTCGGTGAGAGCACCTGCAAGCGGCCTTATTCCTCCTCGCTGCTGAATATCTCCGCCATGAGCTTCGGCTCGCTCTCGGCGCGCGCGATCGAAGCGCTCAATGCCGGGGCGGCGCAGGGCAATTTCGCGCACAATACCGGCGAAGGCAGCATCAGCCGCTATCACCGCATGCATGGCGGCGACCTGATCTGGGAACTGGGCAGCGGCTATTTCGGATGCCGTGCGAAGGACGGCGGTTTCGATGCCGCGCAGTTCGCAGACAACGCCGCGAGCGACCAAGTCAAGATGATCGAGGTCAAGCTCAGCCAGGGCGCCAAGCCGGGCCATGGCGGGGTGTTGCCGGGCGAGAAAGTCACCAGGGAAATCGCCGAGGCGCGCGGAGTGCCGGTGGGGGAGACGGTCAATTCACCCGCCGCGCATTCGACCTTCGCCACGCCGATCGAAATGCTCGAATGGCTGACCGAATTGCGCGAACTGTCCGGCGGCAAGCCCGTCGGCATCAAGCTGTGCGTCGGCCAGCCGCACGAGATCATGGCGATCGGCAAGGCCATGCTGGAGACCGGCCTGCATCCGGATTTCATTACCGTCGACGGCGCGGAGGGCGGCACGGGCGCTGCTCCGCTGGAACTGTCCAACAGCGTCGGAATGCCGCTGCGCGAAGGGCAGGTCTGGGTCCGCAACATGCTCGTCGGCACCGGTTTCAAGGACCGCGTGAAGATCGCCGCCTCGGGCAAAATCCATTCGGGTGCCGGCATGGCCAAGGCCTTCGCCATCGGCGCCGATTGCTGCAATGCCGCGCGGCCTTTCATGTTCGCGCTCGGATGCGTGCAATCGATGGAGTGCCACACCGGGCATTGTCCGACCGGCGTCGCGACTCAGGTCGCATGGCGGCAGCGCGGGCTGGTCGTGGAGGACAAGGCGCCGCGAGTCGCCCGCTTCCAGCGCGAGACGCTGCGCTCGTTGCGCGAGATCACCATCGCCATGGGCCTGCAATCGCCGTGGGAGATCGAGCCACGCGACATGCGCGAGAGGGTGAACGGCGCGCGTTCCGACGCGATCGACCGGATTTATGCATTTATCGAGCCTGACGCGCTCAAGCTGGACCCGGCGAGCACCCGTATCGCGCATCACTGGGCCGCCGCCCGCCCCGACAGTTTCAGGAGAGTATCATGA